One genomic region from Phycodurus eques isolate BA_2022a chromosome 16, UOR_Pequ_1.1, whole genome shotgun sequence encodes:
- the fbxl20 gene encoding F-box/LRR-repeat protein 20 isoform X1, with amino-acid sequence MGKEVNGVSRSRFEMFTNSDEAVINKKLPKELLLRIFSFLDVVTLCRCAQVSRSWNVLALDGSNWQRIDLFDFQRDIEGRVVENISKRCGGFLRKLSLRGCLGVGDSALRTFSQNCRNIELLSLNGCTKITDSTCSSLSKFCPKLKHLDLASCTSITNLSLKALSEGCPLLEQLNISWCDQVTKDGIQALVRCCPGLRGLFLKGCTQLEDEALKHIGANCPELVTLNLQTCSQITDDGLITICRGCHRLQSLCVSGCANITDAILHALGQNCPRLRILEVARCSQLTDVGFTTLARNCHELEKMDLEECVQITDGTLIQLSIYCPRLQVLSLSHCELITDDGIRHLGSGPCAHDRLEVIELDNCPLITDASLEHLKSCHSLDRIELYDCQQITRAGIKRLRTHLPNIKVHAYFAPVTPPPSVGGSRQRFCRCCVLL; translated from the exons ATGGGGAAAGAGGTAAACGGCGTCTCGCGGAGCCGCTTTGAG ATGTTCACGAACAGCGATGAGGCAGTCATCAATAAGAAGCTACCTAAGGAGCTGTTGCTGCG AATCTTCTCCTTCCTGGATGTGGTAACGCTGTGTCGCTGTGCCCAGGTCTCACGG TCCTGGAATGTTCTGGCTCTGGATGGAAGCAACTGGCAGCGGATTGACCTCTTTGACTTTCAGCGGGACATCGAG GGCCGAGTGGTCGAGAACATCTCAAAGCGATGCGGAGGGTTCTTGAGGAAGCTGAGCCTGCGGGGATGCCTCGGCGTGGGCGACAGTGCCCTGAG gactTTCTCACAGAACTGCAGGAACATCGAGCTGCTCAGTTTGAATGGCTGCACCAAGATCACTGACAG TACATGTAGCAGCCTGAGCAAGTTCTGCCCAAAGTTGAAGCACCTGGACCTTGCATCATGTACCTCAATCACCAACTTGTCGCTCAAAGCCCTCAG TGAGGGATGTCCCCTGCTGGAGCAACTCAACATCTCCTGGTGTGATCAGGTCACTAAGGACGGCATCCAGGCCCTGGTCCGATGCTGTCCGGGGCTCAGGGGGCTTTTCCTGAAAGGCTGTACACAG ctAGAAGATGAGGCACTGAAGCATATTGGCGCGAACTGTCCCGAGTTGGTCACGCTCAACTTGCAAACATGCTCG CAAATCACAGACGACGGCCTCATCACCATTTGTCGAGGCTGTCACCGTCTTCAGTCCCTGTGTGTGTCAGGCTGCGCCAACATCACGGACGCCATCTTGCATGCACTTGGACAGAACTGCCCCCGCCTAAG aatattAGAAGTGGCCCGCTGCTCTCAACTTACAGATGTGGGTTTCACAACATTAGCAAGG AATTGTCACGAGCTTGAGAAGATGGATTTAGAAGAATGTGTGCAA ATTACAGATGGAACTCTCATACAGCTTTCTATCTACTGCCCTCGGCTGCAGGTTCTA AGTCTATCCCACTGCGAGCTCATCACCGACGACGGCATCCGCCACCTGGGCAGCGGGCCGTGCGCCCACGACCGACTGGAGGTGATCGAGCTGGACAACTGCCCGCTAATCACGGACGCCTCGCTGGAGCACCTGAAGAGCTGCCACAGTCTGGATCGCATTGAGCTCTATGACTGCCAACAGATCACCCGCGCCGGCATCAAGAGGCTAAGG ACCCACCTGCCTAACATCAAAGTACACGCATACTTTGCCCCCGTGACTCCTCCGCCTTCCGTGGGTGGCAGCCGCCAGAGGTTTTGCCGCTGCTGCGTCCTGCTATGA
- the fbxl20 gene encoding F-box/LRR-repeat protein 20 isoform X2: MFTNSDEAVINKKLPKELLLRIFSFLDVVTLCRCAQVSRSWNVLALDGSNWQRIDLFDFQRDIEGRVVENISKRCGGFLRKLSLRGCLGVGDSALRTFSQNCRNIELLSLNGCTKITDSTCSSLSKFCPKLKHLDLASCTSITNLSLKALSEGCPLLEQLNISWCDQVTKDGIQALVRCCPGLRGLFLKGCTQLEDEALKHIGANCPELVTLNLQTCSQITDDGLITICRGCHRLQSLCVSGCANITDAILHALGQNCPRLRILEVARCSQLTDVGFTTLARNCHELEKMDLEECVQITDGTLIQLSIYCPRLQVLSLSHCELITDDGIRHLGSGPCAHDRLEVIELDNCPLITDASLEHLKSCHSLDRIELYDCQQITRAGIKRLRTHLPNIKVHAYFAPVTPPPSVGGSRQRFCRCCVLL; encoded by the exons ATGTTCACGAACAGCGATGAGGCAGTCATCAATAAGAAGCTACCTAAGGAGCTGTTGCTGCG AATCTTCTCCTTCCTGGATGTGGTAACGCTGTGTCGCTGTGCCCAGGTCTCACGG TCCTGGAATGTTCTGGCTCTGGATGGAAGCAACTGGCAGCGGATTGACCTCTTTGACTTTCAGCGGGACATCGAG GGCCGAGTGGTCGAGAACATCTCAAAGCGATGCGGAGGGTTCTTGAGGAAGCTGAGCCTGCGGGGATGCCTCGGCGTGGGCGACAGTGCCCTGAG gactTTCTCACAGAACTGCAGGAACATCGAGCTGCTCAGTTTGAATGGCTGCACCAAGATCACTGACAG TACATGTAGCAGCCTGAGCAAGTTCTGCCCAAAGTTGAAGCACCTGGACCTTGCATCATGTACCTCAATCACCAACTTGTCGCTCAAAGCCCTCAG TGAGGGATGTCCCCTGCTGGAGCAACTCAACATCTCCTGGTGTGATCAGGTCACTAAGGACGGCATCCAGGCCCTGGTCCGATGCTGTCCGGGGCTCAGGGGGCTTTTCCTGAAAGGCTGTACACAG ctAGAAGATGAGGCACTGAAGCATATTGGCGCGAACTGTCCCGAGTTGGTCACGCTCAACTTGCAAACATGCTCG CAAATCACAGACGACGGCCTCATCACCATTTGTCGAGGCTGTCACCGTCTTCAGTCCCTGTGTGTGTCAGGCTGCGCCAACATCACGGACGCCATCTTGCATGCACTTGGACAGAACTGCCCCCGCCTAAG aatattAGAAGTGGCCCGCTGCTCTCAACTTACAGATGTGGGTTTCACAACATTAGCAAGG AATTGTCACGAGCTTGAGAAGATGGATTTAGAAGAATGTGTGCAA ATTACAGATGGAACTCTCATACAGCTTTCTATCTACTGCCCTCGGCTGCAGGTTCTA AGTCTATCCCACTGCGAGCTCATCACCGACGACGGCATCCGCCACCTGGGCAGCGGGCCGTGCGCCCACGACCGACTGGAGGTGATCGAGCTGGACAACTGCCCGCTAATCACGGACGCCTCGCTGGAGCACCTGAAGAGCTGCCACAGTCTGGATCGCATTGAGCTCTATGACTGCCAACAGATCACCCGCGCCGGCATCAAGAGGCTAAGG ACCCACCTGCCTAACATCAAAGTACACGCATACTTTGCCCCCGTGACTCCTCCGCCTTCCGTGGGTGGCAGCCGCCAGAGGTTTTGCCGCTGCTGCGTCCTGCTATGA